In Flavobacteriaceae bacterium, the following proteins share a genomic window:
- a CDS encoding serine hydroxymethyltransferase, translated as MKRDEQIFELIEAENERQLHGLELIASENFVSDQVMEAAGSVLTNKYAEGYPGKRYYGGCEVVDEVEQLAIDRAKALFGATYVNVQPHSGSQANTAVFAACLKPGDKILGFDLSHGGHLTHGSPVNFSGKLYNPVFYGVDEENGLINYDKMQSIAEKEQPKLIIAGASAYSRDMDFKRFRAIADSVEAILIADISHPAGLIAKGILNDPIPHCHIVTTTTHKTLRGPRGGLIMMGEDFDNPFGLKLKNGNLRKMSSLLNSAVFPGNQGGPLEHIIAAKAVAFGEALTDEFMTYTLQVKKNAAAMAKAFVDRGYHIISGGTDNHMMLIDLRNKNITGKAAEEALGVADITVNKNMVPFDDKSPFVTSGIRIGTPAITTRGLKEHNMEAIVALIDEVIMNYEDNAKLESVREKVNDMMQDLSLFVA; from the coding sequence ATGAAGAGAGATGAACAAATCTTCGAATTAATAGAAGCAGAAAACGAACGCCAATTGCATGGTTTAGAGTTGATTGCTTCTGAGAATTTTGTAAGCGATCAGGTTATGGAAGCTGCAGGATCGGTATTAACTAATAAATATGCAGAAGGATATCCTGGAAAACGTTATTACGGTGGATGTGAGGTAGTTGATGAAGTAGAACAATTAGCTATAGATAGGGCAAAGGCATTATTTGGGGCTACATATGTAAATGTTCAACCACACTCAGGAAGTCAGGCTAATACAGCAGTTTTTGCAGCGTGCTTAAAGCCTGGCGATAAGATTTTAGGGTTCGATTTATCTCACGGAGGACATTTAACTCATGGCTCTCCTGTTAATTTTTCAGGAAAATTATACAATCCTGTATTTTATGGAGTGGATGAAGAAAATGGATTGATTAATTATGATAAAATGCAATCTATTGCTGAGAAAGAACAGCCTAAATTAATTATTGCTGGGGCATCAGCATATTCTAGAGATATGGATTTTAAGCGCTTTCGTGCTATAGCAGATAGCGTTGAAGCGATACTAATTGCAGATATTTCTCACCCTGCAGGTTTAATTGCTAAAGGTATTTTAAACGATCCTATACCACATTGTCATATCGTTACCACAACAACTCATAAAACGTTACGCGGGCCTAGAGGTGGATTAATTATGATGGGAGAAGATTTTGATAATCCGTTTGGATTGAAATTAAAAAATGGAAATCTTCGAAAAATGTCATCATTATTAAACTCTGCAGTATTCCCTGGAAATCAAGGAGGCCCTCTAGAGCACATTATTGCTGCTAAAGCTGTAGCATTTGGAGAAGCGCTTACCGATGAGTTTATGACCTACACATTACAAGTAAAGAAAAATGCTGCAGCAATGGCTAAAGCATTTGTAGATAGAGGATATCATATTATTTCTGGAGGAACAGATAACCATATGATGCTTATAGATTTGCGTAATAAGAATATTACTGGGAAAGCCGCCGAAGAAGCTTTAGGAGTTGCAGATATTACTGTAAATAAAAATATGGTGCCTTTTGATGACAAATCACCTTTTGTAACTTCTGGTATTAGAATTGGTACTCCAGCGATAACAACTAGAGGTTTAAAGGAGCATAATATGGAGGCTATTGTCGCTTTAATTGATGAAGTGATTATGAATTATGAGGATAATGCTAAACTAGAAAGTGTAAGAGAAAAAGTAAACGATATGATGCAGGATTTATCATTATTTGTTGCTTAA
- the fahA gene encoding fumarylacetoacetase — translation MPLSANNPDRTSWLHVDKNSDFPIQNIPFGVFLTRDDIITIGTRIGDTAIDLGALHQLGYFDGIPLTDDIFLQDSLNDFIADGRKTWRLVRNRIAEIFDAENNILKNNKKNKETVLFRLDEIEMQLPVQIGDYTDFYASKEHATNVGKMFRGEENALMPNWLHLPVGYHGRSSSIIPSKIPVHRPQGQILPNEATEPTFGPSKLVDFELEMAFITTDANDLGEPIPIEEAEEYIFGLVLFNDWSARDIQKWEYVPLGPFLGKNFASSISPWIVTLDALEPFRVESPKQDPKPLEYLQYKGKKSFDINLEAAIHPKGAKETIVSRSNFKYMYWNMSQQLAHHTVNGCPVNSGDMMGSGTISGVTEDAYGSMLEITWKGEKPITMSDGTERKFINDYDTVIMRGYCEKDGTRIGFGEVESQLLPVFKHKNKK, via the coding sequence ATGCCTTTATCTGCTAACAATCCTGATAGAACGTCTTGGCTGCACGTCGACAAGAACTCAGATTTCCCTATTCAAAATATTCCGTTCGGAGTATTTTTAACTCGAGATGATATTATTACCATAGGTACCCGAATTGGTGATACTGCAATAGATCTAGGTGCTTTACATCAATTAGGATATTTTGATGGAATCCCTTTAACGGATGATATTTTTCTTCAAGATTCTTTAAACGATTTTATTGCTGATGGTAGAAAAACCTGGCGTTTGGTCAGAAATCGAATCGCTGAAATTTTTGATGCTGAAAACAATATTTTAAAAAATAATAAAAAGAATAAAGAAACTGTATTATTTCGATTAGATGAAATAGAAATGCAACTTCCGGTTCAAATAGGCGATTATACAGATTTTTATGCAAGTAAAGAACATGCTACTAATGTTGGTAAAATGTTTAGAGGCGAAGAAAATGCATTAATGCCTAACTGGTTGCATTTACCTGTAGGCTATCATGGCCGTAGTTCTTCAATTATACCTTCAAAAATACCAGTACACCGTCCTCAAGGACAAATATTACCCAATGAAGCTACAGAACCCACTTTTGGGCCTTCAAAATTAGTAGATTTTGAGTTAGAAATGGCTTTTATAACCACAGACGCAAACGATCTAGGGGAACCAATTCCTATTGAAGAAGCTGAAGAATACATTTTTGGTTTAGTATTGTTTAATGATTGGAGTGCAAGAGATATTCAAAAATGGGAATATGTCCCACTTGGACCATTTTTAGGTAAAAATTTCGCATCATCCATATCTCCGTGGATAGTTACACTTGATGCTTTAGAACCTTTTAGAGTAGAAAGCCCTAAACAGGATCCAAAACCACTAGAATATTTACAATATAAAGGTAAAAAGAGTTTTGATATTAATCTTGAAGCTGCTATACATCCTAAAGGTGCTAAGGAAACGATAGTTAGTCGCTCTAATTTTAAGTATATGTATTGGAATATGTCTCAGCAATTAGCACATCATACTGTAAATGGTTGTCCAGTTAATTCTGGAGATATGATGGGAAGCGGCACTATTTCAGGAGTCACGGAAGATGCTTATGGTTCTATGTTAGAAATTACATGGAAAGGTGAAAAACCAATTACAATGTCTGATGGTACAGAACGTAAATTCATTAATGATTATGATACTGTTATTATGAGAGGATATTGCGAAAAAGATGGTACTCGTATTGGTTTTGGTGAAGTAGAATCGCAATTACTTCCTGTTTTCAAGCATAAAAACAAGAAATAA